One Brassica napus cultivar Da-Ae chromosome C2, Da-Ae, whole genome shotgun sequence DNA window includes the following coding sequences:
- the LOC106382106 gene encoding plant intracellular Ras-group-related LRR protein 2-like, which yields MEHDLDKFPLLSYVLHQYDSNHHAPPSTAVQQTLAPSFPLLSDPQIMSSLTQSIPTTITHTLTVLASLGPRPDTSAVSSARSKIAQILQMDSLSPEEAAKEAEIYAGAVRLEEVYDSYEKELNDLEEKLSRVYATEVESLLRSREEMNVEVVKVLKAAESGKVLERVDLSGQELKLLPEAICKIVGLVSLNISGNNLMFIPDAFSKLKKLQELDVSSNSLESLPDSIGMLLNLRILNVSANNLTSLPESIAHCRSLVELDASYNNLTSLPTNIGYGLQNLERLSIQLNKLRYFPGSISEMISLKYLDAHMNEIHGLPSSMGRLKKLEVLNLSSNFNNLMRVPDAITDLINLRELDLSNNQIQAIPDSFYMLKKLEKLNLDHNPLEIPSQEVAKQGAEAVREFMRKRWDMIMGEEQQRIGVEAERHGDGTGWVSWGTSMVTNLVSGVSQTVGFGGGPGDGGDKKPGESHFYYQI from the exons ATGGAGCACGATCTCGACAAGTTCCCTTTACTCTCTTACGTCCTACACCAATATGATTCCAACCACCACGCGCCGCCGTCTACGGCTGTCCAACAAACTCTCGCCCCTTCTTTTCCACTTCTCTCCGACCCACAAATCATGTCTTCGTTGACTCAGTCCATCCCCACCACCATCACGCATACGCTTACCGTCTTGGCCTCTCTCGGACCACGACCAGACACGTCGGCTGTTTCCTCTGCTCGCTCTAAGATCGCTCAGATCCTTCAGATGGACTCTCTCTCACCGGAGGAAGCGGCCAAGGAGGCGGAGATATACGCCGGGGCTGTGCGCTTGGAGGAGGTGTATGATAGCTACGAGAAGGAGCTGAATGACTTGGAGGAGAAGCTTTCAAGGGTTTATGCCACGGAGGTGGAGTCTCTATTGAGAAGCCGCGAAGAAATGAACGTGGAGGTTGTTAAGGTTCTCAAGGCGGCGGAGTCCGGCAAAGTCCTTGAGAGGGTTGATCTCTCTGGCCAAGAACTTAAGCTGCTCCCTGAAGCTATTTGCAAGATTGTTGGTTTAGTTTCCTTGAATATCTCTGGCAACAACTTGATG TTTATACCTGACGCATTCTCGAAACTGAAGAAGCTACAAGAGCTTGATGTATCTTCAAACTCTCTTGAATCTCTTCCTGATTCTATAGGCATGTTGCTTAACCTTAGGATCCTCAATGTGTCTGCCAACAATCTAACTTCACTCCCTGAAAGCATCGCGCATTGCAG GTCACTGGTTGAGTTAGATGCAAGTTACAACAACTTGACATCATTACCTACAAACATCGGATACGGATTACAGAATCTGGAGAGGTTATCGATCCAGCTTAACAAACTCCGTTACTTTCCAGGTTCCATAAGTGAAATGATTTCCTTAAAGTATCTTGACGCACACATGAACGAGATCCATGGGCTTCCAAGTTCCATGGGTAGACTAAAGAAACTCGAGGTTCTAAACCTAAGCAGCAACTTCAACAACTTGATGCGTGTTCCCGACGCTATCACCGATTTAATTAACCTGAGGGAGCTTGATCTAAGCAACAATCAAATCCAAGCGATACCGGATTCGTTTTATATGCTGAAGAAGCTAGAGAAACTGAACTTGGACCATAACCCGCTAGAGATCCCGTCTCAGGAAGTGGCTAAACAAGGAGCTGAAGCGGTTAGAGAGTTTATGAGGAAGAGATGGGATATGATTATGGGGGAGGAGCAACAGAGGATTGGTGTTGAGGCTGAGCGACATGGAGATGGAACAGGGTGGGTCTCATGGGGAACCTCCATGGTTACTAATCTTGTTTCTGGGGTGTCTCAGACCGTTGGATTCGGTGGAGGACCTGGTGATGGTGGAGATAAGAAACCTGGAGAATCGCATTTTTATTACCAAATCTAA